In the genome of Croceimicrobium hydrocarbonivorans, one region contains:
- a CDS encoding peptidase associated/transthyretin-like domain-containing protein, with translation MRKTGFLCTVFIFTIIGLESIQAQSSFQFFDAQDSSFIPYVKVQKRGSARLHYSDEKGKASLKVKDGDTLVFSCMGYQSYLLPWSPNEPEHIYLKADQKMLGAVTVKPRSEKEVDWEGRHADINLWSNSGMEMAYLIDPGSTEFPLQLNQLKIKLRNGDNVVRLSFYTRQDSMPGQMLAIEPILITAYSGPYLELNLEARQLKFEEPFFMVVEFIHQNSEYKAMGGIRYYLRGSEHQRTWYKYPKMESWRSLGSGHGLGSLVEEPHLNMIVKYRYR, from the coding sequence ATGCGAAAAACTGGTTTTCTGTGCACCGTCTTTATTTTTACCATTATCGGATTAGAATCTATTCAAGCTCAAAGTTCCTTTCAGTTTTTCGATGCCCAAGACAGCAGTTTTATTCCCTATGTAAAGGTGCAGAAACGCGGTTCTGCCAGACTGCATTATTCGGATGAGAAAGGCAAAGCTTCGCTTAAGGTGAAGGATGGAGATACCTTGGTCTTTTCTTGTATGGGTTATCAATCCTATCTTTTGCCTTGGTCGCCAAATGAACCTGAGCATATCTATTTAAAAGCCGATCAGAAAATGTTGGGAGCGGTAACGGTCAAGCCGCGCTCCGAAAAGGAGGTAGATTGGGAAGGTCGGCATGCGGATATTAATCTCTGGTCGAATAGTGGAATGGAGATGGCCTATTTAATAGATCCCGGATCTACCGAATTTCCCTTGCAATTGAATCAATTGAAAATAAAGCTTCGCAATGGGGACAATGTAGTACGCCTTTCCTTCTATACACGGCAAGATTCAATGCCCGGACAAATGTTGGCTATTGAACCTATATTGATTACCGCTTATTCCGGTCCTTATTTAGAATTAAATCTGGAGGCTAGGCAGCTGAAATTTGAAGAGCCGTTTTTCATGGTGGTGGAATTTATCCATCAGAATTCGGAGTATAAGGCTATGGGCGGAATTCGCTATTATTTGCGGGGTAGCGAGCACCAGCGCACCTGGTATAAATATCCGAAAATGGAAAGCTGGCGATCCTTGGGCAGCGGCCATGGTTTAGGAAGCTTGGTAGAGGAGCCTCACTTGAATATGATAGTGAAATATCGTTATCGTTGA
- a CDS encoding PspA/IM30 family protein — MSIFKRLFSIGKAEANSALDKLEDPIKMTEQGIRDLKVDLDKALQSLAEIKALSIRARNDSNTYQAKAKDYENKAIALLRKVENGEMESSEADRLAGEALNKKKENEALMNQAKADKEKFDGNIDSMDSKIKRLRQQISQYENELKTLKARVKVSSATKNINKQMAQIDSSSTVSLLERMKDKVAEEEALAESYGDIANESRSLDEEIDRALEDSGSASEDLAALKAKMGLNKDANPEGEGEAKDPQ; from the coding sequence ATGAGTATTTTCAAACGACTTTTCAGCATCGGTAAAGCAGAAGCTAATTCGGCCCTCGACAAATTAGAGGACCCCATTAAAATGACCGAACAAGGGATTCGCGATCTTAAAGTAGATCTCGATAAAGCCCTGCAATCTTTAGCCGAAATTAAGGCTCTTAGCATTCGTGCCCGCAACGACTCTAATACCTATCAGGCCAAAGCCAAAGACTACGAAAACAAAGCCATCGCCCTTTTACGCAAGGTTGAAAACGGTGAAATGGAAAGCAGCGAAGCCGACCGTTTAGCCGGTGAAGCCCTGAACAAGAAAAAGGAGAACGAAGCCTTGATGAATCAAGCGAAAGCTGACAAGGAAAAGTTCGATGGAAACATTGACTCCATGGACAGCAAGATCAAACGTCTTCGCCAGCAAATCAGTCAGTATGAAAACGAACTCAAAACCCTGAAAGCGCGGGTGAAAGTAAGTTCTGCTACTAAGAATATCAATAAGCAAATGGCTCAAATCGATTCTTCGAGCACCGTAAGCTTGCTAGAACGCATGAAAGACAAAGTAGCTGAAGAAGAAGCCCTGGCCGAAAGCTATGGCGACATTGCCAACGAAAGTCGCAGCCTCGACGAAGAGATCGATCGCGCCTTGGAAGACAGTGGCTCTGCCAGTGAAGATTTAGCTGCTTTAAAAGCAAAAATGGGTCTTAATAAAGACGCAAATCCAGAAGGCGAAGGCGAAGCCAAAGACCCGCAATAA
- a CDS encoding YbjN domain-containing protein, with the protein MTHHFDRVKNYLIDLDYNITYENAEEEVFVVEYPDAGIYNLVIAVADPILIMEQFLFELKEGKPEVFRKLLEKNRDIVHGAFALDETGTRVVFRDTLQLENIDLNEIEGSVNSLELLLSEYSDELIEFSKN; encoded by the coding sequence ATGACCCATCACTTTGATCGAGTAAAAAACTACCTCATTGATCTGGACTACAACATTACTTACGAGAACGCCGAGGAGGAGGTTTTCGTAGTGGAATATCCAGATGCTGGAATATACAACCTGGTGATTGCTGTCGCCGACCCGATTCTCATCATGGAACAATTCCTTTTCGAATTGAAAGAGGGCAAACCGGAAGTCTTTCGCAAGCTTTTGGAAAAGAACCGCGACATCGTTCACGGTGCTTTCGCCCTCGATGAGACGGGGACTAGAGTGGTGTTTAGGGACACCTTACAATTGGAAAACATTGACCTGAACGAGATCGAGGGCTCGGTAAACTCCCTAGAACTGCTCCTCAGTGAGTATTCTGATGAATTAATTGAATTTTCTAAAAACTAA
- a CDS encoding helix-turn-helix domain-containing protein: MSYVGKNIKKIRSVKNMNQSQFADLFDLKRASIGAYEEGRAEPKIATLMEIAKHFGISTDDLLNKELSVNDLFHFDIFKKDYVKSNGNQLRPKKMPLSFSPVYYISSEKRNDYFEGKSLDHYLKLSLPLPALKSDYLAFEPHAGLPWINEQGRVLDLLIVREIEDKKEWPVSMNKKVILWQDGQFQIGRIEAKDRKPGLRDFRNSEFQELDAKKQRLFLVLYELANVMSNN; this comes from the coding sequence ATGTCATACGTTGGAAAGAATATTAAAAAGATACGTTCGGTTAAAAACATGAATCAGAGTCAGTTTGCTGATTTGTTCGATTTGAAACGGGCTAGTATCGGTGCTTATGAAGAAGGAAGGGCAGAGCCAAAGATTGCTACTTTGATGGAAATTGCTAAGCATTTTGGTATTTCAACTGATGATTTGCTAAATAAGGAGCTTTCGGTAAACGATCTTTTTCATTTCGACATCTTTAAAAAGGACTATGTAAAAAGCAATGGCAATCAATTACGTCCTAAAAAAATGCCCTTGAGTTTTAGTCCGGTTTATTATATTAGCTCTGAAAAGCGCAATGACTATTTCGAAGGAAAAAGTCTGGACCATTATTTAAAGCTAAGCTTGCCGCTGCCAGCTTTGAAGTCAGATTACCTGGCCTTTGAGCCTCATGCGGGTTTGCCCTGGATTAATGAGCAGGGACGCGTTCTGGATTTACTCATCGTAAGAGAGATAGAGGATAAAAAGGAGTGGCCGGTAAGCATGAATAAAAAAGTGATTCTTTGGCAGGATGGTCAATTCCAAATCGGTCGAATAGAAGCAAAAGATCGCAAGCCGGGCTTAAGGGATTTTCGTAATTCAGAGTTTCAAGAATTGGATGCTAAAAAACAGCGCCTGTTTTTAGTCTTGTATGAGCTTGCTAATGTTATGAGCAATAATTGA